The following proteins come from a genomic window of Mammaliicoccus sp. Marseille-Q6498:
- a CDS encoding cation diffusion facilitator family transporter, protein MKDFFNLLKKGSKSSFSAAIVNFVLGVLKLFAFIFTGNIAMFAEMMHSFGDAANQLFVFLGSAFSKRSPNEKFPLGYGRLINLVCLMAVIIVGILSYETVKEGIHHIIHPNSTEGSLLFFWINVGVLAIGIVLEGSVLRKAGKEILEEAGEESKGFLAPFTKSYLNISKAKPATKLVFMEDTVATGGGVIAVLSIIIARLTGLGILEGIASVIIGLMMFIIVGIIFIENAQGVLGIADHEKEIHASRIILDDKSIADIKRLAVIKEGEALHIEALLEVNQNFTLKELSEIRKRIIFKLLELSHVEDVNIEFIEDDGQQDWNGDTGPSANIQYNKER, encoded by the coding sequence ATGAAGGATTTCTTTAATTTATTGAAAAAAGGAAGCAAGTCTTCTTTTTCTGCAGCAATCGTTAATTTTGTGCTTGGTGTTTTAAAATTATTTGCTTTCATTTTTACTGGCAATATCGCAATGTTTGCTGAAATGATGCATTCATTTGGTGATGCGGCGAACCAACTTTTTGTATTTTTAGGTTCTGCATTTTCTAAGCGTAGTCCTAATGAAAAGTTCCCTCTTGGTTATGGGAGACTCATTAATTTAGTTTGTTTAATGGCTGTTATTATTGTTGGTATCCTTTCTTATGAAACTGTAAAAGAAGGTATTCATCACATTATTCATCCGAATAGTACTGAAGGTTCTTTATTATTTTTCTGGATTAATGTTGGTGTACTCGCAATTGGTATCGTCTTAGAAGGTTCAGTTTTAAGAAAAGCTGGTAAAGAGATTTTAGAAGAAGCTGGCGAAGAAAGTAAAGGCTTTTTAGCTCCTTTTACTAAAAGTTATTTAAATATTAGTAAAGCTAAGCCTGCTACTAAACTTGTCTTTATGGAAGATACGGTTGCGACTGGTGGCGGTGTAATAGCTGTTCTATCCATTATTATCGCTAGATTAACTGGTTTAGGAATATTAGAAGGTATTGCTTCAGTGATCATTGGTCTTATGATGTTTATTATCGTAGGTATCATTTTCATTGAGAATGCTCAAGGTGTGTTAGGTATTGCTGATCACGAAAAAGAAATACATGCTTCAAGAATCATATTAGATGACAAATCAATTGCAGATATTAAACGTTTAGCTGTAATTAAAGAAGGTGAAGCTTTGCATATCGAAGCATTACTTGAAGTTAATCAGAACTTTACGTTAAAAGAGTTGTCAGAAATAAGAAAACGGATTATATTTAAGTTGTTAGAATTATCTCATGTTGAAGATGTAAACATTGAATTTATCGAAGATGACGGTCAACAAGACTGGAACGGAGATACAGGTCCTTCAGCAAATATACAATATAACAAGGAGCGTTAA
- a CDS encoding 2-hydroxymuconate tautomerase, which translates to MPIVNIKLIEGRSDEQIKGLVKDVTEAVHQNAKAPKESIQVIIEEMKPEHYGVAGVRKSDS; encoded by the coding sequence ATGCCAATCGTAAATATTAAATTAATTGAAGGCAGATCAGATGAACAAATCAAAGGATTAGTTAAAGACGTAACTGAAGCTGTACATCAAAATGCAAAAGCACCGAAAGAAAGTATTCAAGTTATTATAGAAGAAATGAAGCCAGAACATTACGGTGTAGCTGGCGTTCGTAAATCAGATTCATAA
- a CDS encoding LCP family protein: MTSENQTEDNRQTNIPKRIKKRKIKKAPFIILGIILLLVALIFYINASYKDGLKVSTSHGKKHQLHKFHSSTRNDGKVNVLVLGEDRKVDNSQPRTDSIMIVQYDYLKKDLKIVSVMRDIYSEIPGGYRNYKINTAYSLGGPELLRKTLKKNLDIDPEYYAIIDFDGFEQMVDELSPKGVPINVEKDMSEKIGVSLKKGQHNLNGKELLGYARFRHDEEGDFGRVRRQQQVMTGLKSELLSVNSVIKAPKLAGIARGYVNTNLDDQTIYKTGASFIARGNKDIKTLTVPVKGTYTNATDPENGAVLKIDKEKNKQAIKKFLDE, translated from the coding sequence ATGACTTCGGAAAATCAAACAGAAGACAATCGTCAAACGAATATACCAAAGAGAATTAAAAAGCGTAAAATTAAAAAAGCGCCTTTTATCATTTTAGGTATCATATTGCTATTAGTTGCCTTGATTTTTTATATTAACGCTTCATACAAAGATGGTTTGAAAGTATCTACTAGCCATGGTAAGAAGCATCAATTACATAAATTTCATAGTTCAACAAGAAATGATGGCAAAGTCAATGTTCTAGTTTTAGGGGAAGATCGTAAAGTTGATAATTCTCAACCAAGAACGGATTCAATTATGATTGTTCAATATGATTATTTAAAAAAAGATCTTAAAATTGTATCTGTCATGAGAGATATATATTCAGAAATTCCTGGTGGTTATCGTAATTATAAAATAAATACGGCTTATTCATTAGGTGGTCCTGAGTTATTACGTAAGACATTGAAGAAAAACCTTGATATTGATCCTGAATACTATGCCATTATTGATTTTGATGGTTTTGAACAAATGGTCGATGAGTTATCTCCAAAAGGGGTACCAATCAATGTTGAAAAAGATATGTCAGAAAAAATTGGTGTATCACTGAAAAAAGGTCAACATAACTTAAACGGGAAAGAATTATTAGGTTATGCTCGTTTTAGACATGACGAGGAAGGCGACTTTGGACGTGTGAGAAGACAGCAACAAGTTATGACAGGACTTAAATCAGAATTACTTAGTGTGAATTCTGTAATTAAAGCACCTAAATTGGCTGGTATCGCAAGAGGGTATGTCAATACCAACTTAGATGATCAAACGATTTATAAAACGGGAGCAAGCTTTATAGCGAGAGGTAATAAAGATATTAAAACGTTGACTGTACCTGTTAAAGGAACATATACAAATGCAACAGATCCTGAAAACGGTGCGGTACTTAAGATTGATAAAGAAAAGAATAAACAAGCAATCAAGAAATTCCTTGATGAGTAG
- the msrA gene encoding peptide-methionine (S)-S-oxide reductase MsrA, translating into MNMNKAYFAGGCFWCMVKPFDEYEGIDKVTSGYMGGTTSNPTYEEVKTGKTGHLEVVEIQYDVALFSYNRLLEIFFAIIDPTDANGQYQDRGTQYQTAIFYTNDDQKRLAEDHIAELNKKLPEGKTVVTKLLPAQTFYEAEEYHQDFYKKNPDRYQKEQATRNKLKE; encoded by the coding sequence ATGAATATGAATAAAGCGTATTTCGCAGGTGGATGCTTTTGGTGTATGGTCAAACCATTTGATGAATATGAAGGCATAGATAAAGTCACTTCTGGCTATATGGGAGGTACGACATCTAATCCAACTTACGAAGAAGTTAAGACAGGAAAGACGGGTCATCTAGAAGTAGTTGAAATTCAATATGACGTTGCTTTATTCTCTTATAATAGATTATTAGAAATATTTTTTGCAATTATTGATCCAACTGATGCAAATGGCCAATACCAAGATCGTGGTACGCAATATCAAACAGCCATATTTTATACAAATGATGATCAAAAGAGATTAGCTGAAGATCATATTGCAGAATTAAACAAAAAGCTTCCTGAAGGTAAGACTGTTGTTACAAAATTATTACCTGCTCAAACATTTTATGAAGCTGAAGAATATCATCAAGATTTTTATAAGAAAAATCCAGATCGATATCAAAAAGAACAAGCTACAAGAAATAAATTAAAAGAGTAA
- a CDS encoding DedA family protein, producing the protein MEQWITDFMTQYGYIGVFILVFLEYVIHPFPSEIILTFAGFMTTQSNLNIVIVCIIAVIGAVLGSLVLYGIGAFIGEDRLYRFINKRGKLIGIKTKDLDKTIKWLDKYGHWAIFIGRFIPIVRTLISLPAGITKMNLPVFILLTALGTGMWNILLIMLGKTLGSHWHEIIVYVGMYSKIFIAIIAIAVIYVLYLWFKRIKETRVD; encoded by the coding sequence ATGGAACAATGGATTACTGATTTTATGACTCAATATGGTTATATTGGTGTCTTTATACTCGTATTTTTAGAATACGTTATTCACCCATTCCCATCAGAAATTATTTTAACTTTTGCAGGATTTATGACAACCCAATCAAACTTAAATATCGTTATTGTTTGTATCATAGCTGTTATTGGAGCAGTACTAGGTTCACTAGTATTATATGGAATTGGCGCATTCATTGGAGAAGACCGTTTATACCGATTTATAAATAAACGCGGTAAACTTATAGGTATCAAGACTAAAGACTTAGATAAGACGATCAAGTGGCTAGATAAATACGGTCACTGGGCAATATTTATCGGTCGTTTTATCCCTATCGTGCGAACATTGATCTCATTGCCAGCTGGTATTACAAAGATGAACTTACCAGTATTTATATTACTTACAGCTTTAGGTACAGGCATGTGGAATATCTTACTTATTATGCTAGGTAAAACATTAGGCAGTCATTGGCATGAAATTATTGTATATGTTGGCATGTATTCTAAAATCTTCATCGCAATAATTGCTATCGCAGTAATATACGTTTTATATCTATGGTTTAAACGAATTAAAGAAACTAGAGTAGACTAA
- the mprF gene encoding bifunctional lysylphosphatidylglycerol flippase/synthetase MprF has product MTKINRKRIFSFLKVLFICLILVVVINILHNELSKIDFKKTFVLLREMNTFSFVGIVILGVLSVLVLSLYDVMLKRSLKIKLPIYKVLSISFIINTFNSILGFGGLIGAGLRMFSYRNEVEDKKVLLKSVSLLLLSMLSGLSLLCILIVLNVFKADTLLDNISWAKIVLYVGSLFLPGFIIVSIIKPATEKDKLLGTKFTIVSALEWLAASFLLYVILLVLNIHVSYAHLVGIFVIAALSGLISMVPGGFGAFDLVILLGIKSLGVPEEQVLLALLLYRVVYYFFPFIIALALSTFEFGSSAKKYIEDSKFYSPAMDTTSFIKSVQRDFMTKFPSISLGLLSGITGFVLYFNHIFILYDAIYSHHYAFYSVLLALHTAATLLLLISSKGVMSGTMRSILISIISTIVLMVVSILSNSTIIAFLWLAILLILLFVGYRKATAVKKMVTPMKIILSALLIFTMFIFNRIVTVNYLNLYPHAVTKFDKYAVFSLFWIVLALLLLIGVIISFILSKKYHKALYSNATYETINKIINDYEGSYVSHLAFTGDKSFFVNEDEDVFIMYRHTMNAVIVLGDPVGNQEKFNQTLISFYDQMKFLGHDIIFYQVQSKLLSLYHDFGNVFFKLGEEALIDLNTFSLSGKKKRGMRATFNKLESEGYHFEIIEAPYSEDDFNRMKSISDSWLGDKKEMSFSVGAFHLDYLNKAPIAVIRDTEKHIIGFCSLMYTNYNESISIDLIRWDKDIDVSMMDALYIHMLLWAQENGYKQFNMGMATLSNVGHNKHAYLREKFAAKVFENMNGFYSFQGLRNYKQKFYPDWEPRYLVYRKYSSLLWNLCRVALTINRKNK; this is encoded by the coding sequence ATGACTAAAATTAATCGTAAGAGAATTTTTTCGTTTTTAAAAGTATTATTTATTTGTTTAATATTAGTAGTAGTCATAAATATACTACATAATGAGTTATCAAAAATTGATTTCAAAAAGACATTTGTACTTCTCAGAGAAATGAATACTTTTTCATTTGTTGGCATTGTCATATTAGGTGTTTTGTCGGTATTAGTTTTATCATTATATGACGTTATGTTGAAAAGGTCTCTAAAGATAAAGCTTCCAATTTATAAAGTGTTATCTATCAGTTTTATCATCAATACTTTCAATAGTATATTAGGTTTTGGTGGATTAATTGGTGCTGGGTTACGAATGTTTTCATATCGTAATGAAGTAGAAGATAAAAAAGTATTATTAAAAAGTGTTTCTTTATTATTACTTTCCATGTTAAGTGGTTTGAGTTTATTATGTATTTTAATTGTTTTAAATGTGTTTAAAGCAGATACGTTATTAGATAATATTTCGTGGGCAAAAATTGTGTTATATGTTGGTAGTTTATTTTTACCTGGTTTTATCATTGTTTCTATTATTAAACCGGCTACGGAAAAAGATAAATTACTTGGAACTAAGTTCACTATTGTTTCTGCTTTAGAGTGGTTAGCAGCGAGTTTTTTACTTTATGTTATTTTATTAGTACTAAATATACATGTTTCTTATGCGCACTTAGTAGGCATATTTGTAATAGCCGCATTATCTGGTTTAATTAGTATGGTTCCAGGTGGTTTTGGTGCATTCGACTTAGTTATTTTATTAGGTATTAAATCGTTAGGTGTGCCAGAAGAACAAGTACTATTAGCGTTATTATTATATAGGGTCGTTTATTATTTCTTCCCGTTTATTATAGCGTTAGCGTTGTCTACATTTGAATTCGGTAGCAGTGCCAAGAAATATATTGAGGATAGTAAATTTTATTCACCAGCAATGGATACCACATCATTTATAAAATCAGTCCAAAGAGATTTCATGACAAAATTCCCTTCCATTTCGTTAGGTTTATTGTCTGGCATAACTGGATTTGTATTGTATTTTAACCACATATTCATTCTTTATGATGCAATATACTCACATCATTATGCTTTTTATTCTGTTTTACTTGCCTTACATACGGCAGCAACTTTATTATTACTGATCAGTTCAAAAGGTGTCATGTCAGGCACGATGCGTTCTATTTTAATAAGCATTATTTCGACGATTGTGCTGATGGTCGTATCAATATTATCTAATAGTACAATTATCGCATTTTTATGGTTAGCTATATTATTAATATTATTATTTGTTGGGTATAGAAAAGCAACTGCCGTTAAGAAAATGGTTACACCAATGAAGATTATATTAAGTGCATTATTAATCTTTACGATGTTTATTTTTAATAGAATCGTGACAGTGAACTACTTAAATTTATATCCACATGCTGTTACAAAATTTGATAAATATGCGGTCTTTTCATTATTTTGGATCGTGTTAGCCTTATTATTACTAATAGGCGTTATCATTTCATTTATACTTTCAAAAAAATATCATAAGGCGTTATATTCAAATGCGACATATGAAACGATAAACAAGATTATAAATGATTATGAAGGCTCATATGTTAGCCATTTAGCGTTTACTGGCGATAAATCATTTTTTGTAAATGAAGATGAAGATGTATTCATAATGTATCGTCATACGATGAATGCAGTAATCGTGTTAGGGGATCCAGTAGGTAATCAAGAGAAATTTAATCAAACTTTAATTAGTTTTTACGATCAGATGAAGTTTTTAGGACATGATATTATATTCTATCAAGTGCAAAGTAAGTTGTTATCACTTTATCATGACTTTGGTAACGTATTCTTTAAATTAGGTGAAGAAGCACTTATAGATTTAAATACGTTCAGTTTATCGGGTAAGAAAAAAAGAGGTATGAGAGCAACTTTTAATAAGCTTGAATCTGAAGGATATCATTTTGAAATAATTGAAGCACCTTATAGTGAAGATGACTTTAATAGAATGAAATCCATTAGTGACAGCTGGTTAGGGGACAAAAAAGAAATGAGTTTCTCAGTTGGTGCATTTCATTTAGACTATTTAAATAAAGCGCCAATTGCTGTTATACGTGATACAGAGAAGCATATCATAGGTTTTTGTTCATTAATGTATACCAATTATAATGAATCCATTTCCATAGACTTGATCAGATGGGATAAAGACATAGATGTTTCTATGATGGATGCACTATACATTCATATGCTATTATGGGCACAAGAAAATGGCTATAAACAATTCAATATGGGTATGGCTACTTTATCGAACGTTGGTCATAATAAGCACGCTTATTTACGTGAAAAATTTGCTGCAAAAGTATTTGAAAATATGAATGGTTTTTATAGTTTCCAAGGGTTAAGAAATTATAAACAAAAATTTTATCCAGATTGGGAACCGAGATACCTTGTATATAGAAAGTATAGTTCATTATTATGGAATCTATGTAGAGTAGCTTTAACTATAAATCGTAAGAATAAATAA
- a CDS encoding AI-2E family transporter — protein sequence MKFFGGRDIYFILGLLILIGLTVFIFQKVSFIFEPIVTVTTTLIGPIIVAFIAFYLFNPLINFMERLNISRLWGIIILLLVIIAGFSLIVTLLIPVVQSQVQSLIHNLPKYINEFSTKIDDISKNSFVSDYYAQAQSWLQQNFSDIPKKVSNSVGDFGNKFQTFISTITHVVVILITFPFVLFFLLKDGGKFRNYFISLMPPKFRKDTHDLIDKMNVQVGSYIQGQMIVAFCIGVLLFIGYSIIGLEYALTLASIAAVTSVVPYLGPMIAISPAIVLAAIDSPLMLLKLAIVWAAVQFLEGHFISPNIMGKTMKIHPLTIIFVLLCAGNLAGVLGVILGIPGYAILKVAVTHLFTLFKRRYNKFYQDESGPYEFKNEELVLDKNK from the coding sequence ATGAAGTTTTTCGGCGGCCGTGATATTTATTTTATTTTAGGATTACTTATTCTAATCGGTTTAACAGTTTTCATTTTTCAAAAGGTTTCATTTATATTTGAGCCGATTGTTACGGTTACAACAACTTTAATTGGCCCAATTATTGTTGCGTTCATTGCGTTTTATTTATTTAATCCGCTCATTAACTTTATGGAAAGGTTAAATATATCAAGATTATGGGGAATCATCATATTACTTCTTGTAATTATTGCTGGTTTTTCTCTAATTGTGACGTTATTAATTCCGGTTGTACAAAGTCAGGTGCAAAGTCTGATTCATAACTTGCCGAAGTACATAAATGAGTTTAGTACTAAGATAGACGATATATCTAAGAATTCGTTTGTATCAGATTACTATGCTCAAGCGCAAAGTTGGTTGCAACAAAACTTTAGTGATATTCCTAAAAAAGTATCTAATTCAGTTGGAGACTTTGGGAATAAGTTCCAAACATTTATTTCTACAATTACACACGTAGTTGTTATTTTAATTACATTCCCATTTGTATTATTCTTCTTATTAAAAGATGGTGGAAAGTTCAGAAACTATTTTATTTCTTTAATGCCACCTAAATTCAGAAAAGATACACATGATTTAATTGATAAAATGAATGTTCAAGTTGGATCTTATATTCAAGGACAAATGATTGTTGCGTTCTGTATTGGCGTATTATTATTTATAGGTTATTCAATTATTGGATTAGAATATGCTTTAACATTAGCGAGTATTGCGGCTGTTACAAGTGTTGTACCATATTTAGGACCTATGATAGCTATTTCACCTGCGATTGTGTTAGCGGCGATTGATTCACCGTTAATGTTGCTTAAACTTGCAATTGTATGGGCAGCAGTGCAGTTCTTAGAAGGACATTTTATTTCTCCAAATATAATGGGGAAAACAATGAAAATTCATCCGTTAACGATTATTTTTGTATTGTTATGTGCTGGGAATTTAGCTGGTGTGCTTGGTGTAATTCTTGGTATACCAGGTTATGCAATTCTTAAAGTTGCAGTTACACATTTATTTACACTATTTAAACGTCGTTATAATAAATTTTATCAAGATGAATCAGGACCATATGAATTTAAGAATGAAGAATTGGTACTTGATAAAAACAAATAA
- the ptsG gene encoding glucose-specific PTS transporter subunit IIBC encodes MFKKFFGQLQRIGKALMLPVAILPAAGILLAFGNAMKNEQFVAIAPWLKNEAIVMIASVMESSGQIIFDNLPLLFALGTALGLAGGDGVAALAALVGYLIMNTTMGVVKGITIDDIYTYAEGAKTLGQTAKEPANALVLGIPTLQTGVFGGIIMGAIAAWCYNKYYNITLPAFLGFFAGKRFVPIITSVTAIVAGILLSFIWPPIQEGLNNLSTFLLGKNLALTTFIFGVIERSLIPFGLHHIFYSPFWFEFGSYVNKAGELVRGDQRIFMAQVKDGVPFTAGAFTTGKYPFMMFGLPAAAFAIYRQARPERKKVVGGLMLSAGLTSFLTGITEPLEFSFLFVAPVLYGIHVILAGTSFLVMHLLHVQIGMTFSGGFIDYVLYGLLNWDRSNALLVIPVGIIYALVYYFLFTFAIKKFNLKTPGREDEETETRNSSVAELPFDVLDAMGGKENIKHLDACITRLRVEVLDKAQVNKTELKSLGASGVLEVGNNIQAIFGPKSDQIKHDMARIISGEISKPSETTVTEEGDEESAAILAEGGATVYSPIKGEVINITEVPDKVFSEKMMGDGIAIIPESGEVVAPFDGKLKMTFPTKHAIGVESNEGVELLIHFGLETVKLEGKGFEILAEADTDIVKGQPLMKVDLDYIKANADSTVTPIVVTNLNDSKLETLVKGKVEQGDKIFFIK; translated from the coding sequence ATGTTTAAGAAATTTTTTGGTCAATTGCAACGTATTGGTAAAGCTTTAATGTTACCAGTTGCAATTTTACCAGCAGCAGGTATTTTGCTTGCATTCGGGAATGCAATGAAAAATGAACAATTCGTTGCAATCGCACCTTGGTTAAAAAATGAAGCTATTGTAATGATTGCTTCAGTAATGGAATCATCTGGTCAAATTATATTTGACAATTTACCGTTACTATTCGCATTAGGTACTGCTTTAGGGTTAGCAGGTGGAGATGGTGTTGCAGCTTTAGCAGCATTAGTTGGTTATTTAATTATGAATACAACGATGGGTGTTGTAAAAGGTATTACGATTGATGACATCTACACTTATGCTGAAGGCGCTAAAACTTTAGGTCAAACAGCAAAAGAACCTGCCAATGCATTAGTGTTAGGTATACCGACACTTCAAACAGGTGTGTTTGGTGGTATTATAATGGGGGCAATTGCCGCCTGGTGTTATAACAAATACTACAATATTACGTTACCGGCATTTTTAGGTTTCTTCGCAGGTAAACGATTTGTACCAATTATAACGTCAGTAACAGCAATTGTTGCCGGAATTTTACTTTCATTTATTTGGCCACCAATTCAAGAAGGGTTAAATAATTTATCTACATTCTTATTAGGTAAAAACCTTGCATTAACGACATTTATATTCGGAGTTATTGAACGTTCATTAATTCCATTTGGTTTACATCACATCTTCTATTCACCATTCTGGTTTGAATTTGGTAGTTATGTGAACAAAGCTGGAGAATTAGTGCGTGGTGACCAAAGAATCTTTATGGCACAAGTAAAAGATGGCGTACCATTTACTGCTGGTGCATTTACTACTGGTAAATATCCATTTATGATGTTCGGTTTACCAGCAGCAGCATTTGCGATTTATCGTCAAGCTCGTCCAGAACGTAAAAAAGTTGTAGGTGGTTTAATGCTATCTGCAGGTTTAACGTCATTCTTAACTGGTATTACAGAACCATTAGAATTCTCATTCTTATTCGTAGCACCAGTATTATACGGAATTCATGTTATTTTAGCTGGTACTTCATTCTTAGTTATGCATTTATTACATGTACAAATAGGGATGACATTCTCAGGTGGATTCATAGACTATGTTCTATATGGTTTATTAAACTGGGATCGTTCAAACGCATTATTAGTTATTCCAGTTGGTATCATTTACGCATTAGTTTATTATTTCTTATTCACATTTGCGATTAAGAAATTCAATTTAAAAACACCTGGTAGAGAAGATGAAGAAACAGAAACACGTAATAGTTCAGTAGCTGAATTACCTTTTGATGTATTAGACGCTATGGGTGGTAAAGAAAACATTAAACATTTAGACGCTTGTATCACAAGATTACGTGTTGAAGTGTTAGATAAAGCTCAAGTTAATAAAACAGAATTGAAAAGTTTAGGTGCTTCAGGTGTGCTTGAAGTAGGTAATAATATTCAAGCAATATTTGGACCTAAATCTGATCAAATTAAACATGACATGGCTCGAATTATTTCTGGTGAAATTTCAAAACCAAGTGAAACTACTGTAACTGAAGAAGGCGACGAAGAAAGTGCAGCTATTTTAGCTGAAGGCGGCGCAACAGTTTACTCACCAATTAAAGGTGAAGTAATCAACATTACAGAAGTTCCAGATAAAGTATTCTCTGAAAAAATGATGGGAGATGGCATCGCGATTATTCCTGAAAGTGGAGAAGTTGTTGCACCATTTGATGGTAAATTAAAAATGACATTCCCAACAAAACACGCAATTGGTGTAGAATCAAATGAAGGTGTTGAATTATTAATACACTTCGGTTTAGAAACAGTTAAACTTGAAGGAAAAGGATTCGAAATATTAGCAGAAGCTGATACAGATATTGTTAAAGGTCAACCGTTAATGAAAGTTGATTTAGACTATATTAAAGCTAACGCTGATAGTACTGTTACACCAATCGTTGTTACGAACTTAAACGATTCTAAATTAGAAACACTTGTTAAAGGTAAAGTTGAACAAGGGGATAAGATCTTCTTTATAAAATAG
- a CDS encoding PRD domain-containing protein gives MGKYIIEKTLNNNVLVAKYYEKEVILIGKGISFSKKQGDEINTDLIEKVYLLESEKDKDKYRQLLDGTNEQVFNVVLEVVNGIDRQLGGSVSEKTLISLTDHIIFAIKRIKEGIHVHNPFLKETEVLYPREYQIAEKAVKALNEKLNLQFIEAEAGFIALHIHSAEVNHTLHDIYNIKEIIQKAIIIIEEGLEVNIDKNSINYSRFVRHLHFAIQRILADERIPDATNIEMLLKAQYPLCYNISVKIVKMMQTQLKKPVYQSELAYLTMHIQHFNNNL, from the coding sequence ATGGGAAAATACATTATAGAAAAAACACTCAATAATAATGTGTTAGTTGCTAAATACTATGAAAAAGAAGTTATTTTAATAGGTAAGGGAATTAGTTTTTCTAAAAAACAAGGCGATGAGATTAATACAGATTTAATTGAAAAAGTATATTTATTAGAATCTGAAAAAGATAAAGATAAATATCGACAATTATTAGATGGAACAAATGAACAAGTATTTAATGTCGTTTTAGAAGTTGTAAATGGTATTGATAGACAATTAGGAGGAAGTGTTAGTGAAAAAACACTTATATCTTTAACGGATCATATCATCTTTGCAATTAAACGTATTAAAGAAGGGATACATGTACATAATCCATTTTTAAAGGAAACAGAAGTACTTTATCCGAGAGAATATCAAATAGCAGAAAAAGCTGTGAAAGCATTAAACGAAAAATTAAATTTACAGTTTATAGAAGCTGAAGCAGGCTTTATTGCATTACACATACATTCAGCAGAAGTAAACCACACTTTGCATGATATTTATAACATAAAAGAAATTATACAAAAAGCAATTATTATAATAGAAGAAGGCCTTGAAGTTAATATTGATAAAAATAGTATTAATTATAGTCGCTTCGTAAGACACTTACATTTTGCTATTCAAAGAATTTTAGCAGATGAAAGAATTCCAGATGCAACTAATATAGAAATGTTATTGAAAGCGCAATATCCATTGTGCTATAATATATCAGTGAAGATAGTGAAGATGATGCAAACACAGTTGAAGAAGCCGGTTTATCAATCAGAACTGGCATATTTGACGATGCACATCCAACACTTTAATAATAACTTATAA